In Roseofilum capinflatum BLCC-M114, the DNA window GGCTAATTTGAGGGAGGCGAATTTAAATTGGAGTAATTTGTCGGGCGCTCGGTTAAGTGGGGCAAAGTTAATGGATACCCAGTTGAATGGGGCGATCCTCAGTTATGCTTTTCTGAATGGGGTACATCTGGAAGGGGTGAATTTAGATGGGATGGATTTAACTGGGAGTAAGTTGAGTGGTGCTTATTTGAGGGAAGCGAGTTTGGTGGGCGCGAATTTGAAGGATGCCCAGTTGCGATCGGTGATTCTTGATGGGGCAAATTTGAAGTCGGCTCAGTTAATGAGGGCTTGTCTGAGTCGAGGCAGTTTAAGGGGAGCGAATTTAGAGCAGGCGAATTTAAGTCAGGCGGATTTAAGTCAGGCGAATCTCAGGGCGGTTTATTTGAAGCGATCGGTTTTGTTTGAGGCTAATCTTGAGGAGGCGGATTTACAAGATGCATTGTTGTGGGGAACGAATTTAAAGGGAGCAAAATTAAAAGGTGCGAATTTTTTGGGGGCAACTTTGGAACGCCTCATCATAGATTGGCCTCAACCGGATGCGATTTGGGATGAGGCAGTGAGGGCTAATATCAAGTCCGGCTAAACAGTTGTCATTGCGACCGCAGGGAAGCATTCGCGCTTTACGTTTCACGCAAGCTTCGCTAACGCGCAAGCTTCGCTTTCATGTCCGCGAAGCGGAAACGCCGAGTTTACTGGGATAGGCGAGATTGCTTCATTCCACTGCGTTCCATTCGCAATGACATACTCTAACCGATCCAACGGACTTGATATAATTCTAAATTGCAGGAATTGGGATGATCTGGAGTGGCCTATTTGCCGCTTTTTTCGGGTTGCCAATAGAGGGCGGCTGCATAGGCTAGGGTGATGACTCCAATGGCAATGGCACTTTCATCGACTTCAAATTTGGGATGATGGAGGGGATAGTTGGTTTTATGGGCATGGGCGACTCCTAACCGAAACATGCTACCGGGAGCATGGTCTAAGTAGAGGGAAAAGTCTTCAGCACCCAAAGACGGTTCGAGGAGATTGATGACGCGATCGCCCCCTAATGCTTCTTTAGCCGCTTTTTCGATCAGTTGGGTAATGTTCAGATCGTTCTGCACCGAAGGAACCAACCGACGATAGCTAAACTCATAGGTCGCCCCATAACAGTCGCAAATGCTCTTAACGATGCCTTCGATCCATTCAGGTAACTGGGCACTGGTTTCGGGATGGAGCGATCGCACCGTTCCCGTCAACCGCACCTGATCCGCAATCACATTATGGGCCCGACCGCCACTAATTTGACCAAAGGACAACACCACCGGACGCAAGGGATTTTGAGTCCGACTAATGGCTTGTTGCAAACTGGTAATCACCTGGGCGGCAATCCAAATGGCATCCTTGG includes these proteins:
- a CDS encoding pentapeptide repeat-containing protein; amino-acid sequence: MIDSEELLNRYGAGERDFKGVVLESGNLVGSDLSGINLSGAILRGVSLARASLSRAVLSNADLRDAFLYGADLTWAKLQGANLENADLTKANLKSADLTGVNLRRGKLSGAVLRWVKLYRADLREVNLCGANLCGIILRSANLREANLNWSNLSGARLSGAKLMDTQLNGAILSYAFLNGVHLEGVNLDGMDLTGSKLSGAYLREASLVGANLKDAQLRSVILDGANLKSAQLMRACLSRGSLRGANLEQANLSQADLSQANLRAVYLKRSVLFEANLEEADLQDALLWGTNLKGAKLKGANFLGATLERLIIDWPQPDAIWDEAVRANIKSG